A stretch of the Clostridium fungisolvens genome encodes the following:
- a CDS encoding SpoVR family protein, with amino-acid sequence MDYTVRELEKWNVLIEDMAKEVGLDFYPQEFEIIGYNEMLSYEAYVGMPSRYPHWSYGKAYEKNRTLYSLNLTGLPYEMVINSNPSLAYLMKDNTLLLQILTMAHVYGHNDFFKNNRLFKEGTDADHTLEMFKLDAETVRRYINNPSIGYQRVERVLDAAHAIRYQISRVIGEKKVSQNEQRKRLIEDYSRKVESRGILDSNDPIEEPNLSKIPLSPEDDLLQFIIDYGDLEDWEKSLLTIVRRETLYFLPQIETKTMNEGWASFWHYNILKKLNLPQELHFEFLKRHNDVVAPMLGGLNPYYIGFRVLEDIEKRYGRDKIFEVRAIERDNSFLRKYLTEELCAELNLFQYAKKGFDYVVDEVADESGWKKIRDTIATNTGVGSIPYIRVIDLNRRDNTLTLEHVFDGRELDIAYAKETLKYVQELWGYKVVLVTKTKELQDISIVCDETKKIITK; translated from the coding sequence ATGGATTATACAGTTAGAGAATTAGAAAAATGGAACGTATTAATAGAAGATATGGCAAAGGAAGTAGGTCTTGATTTTTACCCCCAAGAGTTTGAAATAATAGGGTATAATGAAATGTTAAGCTACGAGGCTTATGTAGGAATGCCATCAAGATATCCTCATTGGAGTTACGGAAAAGCTTACGAGAAAAACAGAACACTATATTCACTAAATCTCACTGGATTACCATACGAAATGGTGATAAATTCTAACCCAAGCTTGGCATATCTAATGAAGGACAACACATTACTTCTTCAAATATTAACCATGGCCCATGTGTATGGACATAATGACTTTTTCAAGAATAACAGATTATTTAAGGAAGGTACTGATGCAGACCATACCTTAGAGATGTTCAAGTTAGATGCAGAGACTGTGAGACGATATATCAATAATCCAAGCATAGGATATCAGAGAGTGGAAAGAGTTTTAGATGCAGCTCATGCCATAAGATATCAGATTAGCCGTGTTATCGGTGAGAAAAAAGTATCACAGAATGAGCAAAGGAAAAGACTTATAGAGGATTATTCAAGAAAAGTTGAAAGTAGAGGAATCTTAGATAGTAATGATCCTATTGAGGAGCCTAATTTATCGAAAATTCCTTTAAGTCCGGAAGATGATTTGTTACAGTTCATAATAGATTATGGTGATTTGGAAGATTGGGAGAAGAGTCTTTTAACTATAGTAAGAAGAGAAACATTATATTTCTTACCACAGATTGAAACAAAAACAATGAATGAAGGATGGGCGAGTTTTTGGCATTATAATATACTTAAGAAGCTCAATCTTCCTCAGGAATTGCATTTTGAATTCTTAAAAAGACATAATGATGTAGTTGCTCCGATGCTAGGAGGGTTAAATCCTTATTATATTGGATTTAGAGTTCTTGAGGATATCGAAAAGAGATATGGCAGAGATAAGATTTTTGAGGTTAGAGCTATTGAGAGGGATAATTCGTTTTTAAGAAAATATCTTACTGAAGAATTATGTGCTGAACTTAATTTGTTCCAATATGCTAAAAAAGGCTTTGATTATGTAGTTGATGAAGTAGCTGATGAGTCAGGATGGAAAAAAATAAGAGATACTATAGCGACTAACACTGGGGTCGGAAGTATACCGTATATAAGAGTTATAGATTTAAATAGAAGAGATAATACTCTTACTTTAGAGCATGTATTTGACGGAAGAGAATTAGATATAGCTTATGCTAAAGAAACGTTAAAGTATGTTCAAGAATTATGGGGCTATAAAGTAGTATTGGTTACTAAGACCAAAGAACTGCAGGATATATCCATAGTTTGTGATGAAACTAAGAAGATAATTACAAAATAA
- a CDS encoding rubrerythrin family protein: MKLKDSETLKNLLKTFAGESRARNKYNLYAEKARQEGFVWIGQVFDLTASNEYAHAREAWAKYLSMVKSTEENLLDAMEGEGEETNNIYKEFEEIARKEGFEAIANFYKELREVEESHRERFKDIYDKVKCGTVFKSSTESVWRCMNCGYIYEGKQVPEVCPLCKFPRAYFEPITDCNDK, encoded by the coding sequence ATGAAATTAAAGGACAGTGAAACCTTAAAGAATTTACTAAAAACCTTTGCAGGAGAGTCGAGAGCAAGGAATAAATATAATCTATATGCTGAAAAGGCAAGGCAAGAAGGATTTGTATGGATAGGGCAAGTTTTTGATTTAACTGCATCAAATGAATATGCTCATGCAAGAGAAGCATGGGCAAAGTATTTAAGTATGGTGAAATCAACAGAAGAAAATCTGTTAGATGCAATGGAAGGTGAAGGGGAAGAAACTAATAACATCTATAAGGAATTCGAAGAAATAGCTAGAAAAGAAGGGTTTGAAGCTATTGCAAACTTCTATAAGGAACTTAGAGAAGTGGAAGAGAGTCATAGAGAAAGATTTAAAGATATATATGATAAGGTAAAGTGTGGAACTGTATTTAAATCTAGCACTGAATCAGTTTGGAGATGTATGAATTGCGGCTATATTTATGAAGGAAAACAAGTTCCTGAAGTATGTCCTTTATGTAAGTTTCCTAGAGCTTATTTTGAGCCAATTACAGATTGTAACGATAAATAG
- the pssA gene encoding CDP-diacylglycerol--serine O-phosphatidyltransferase — translation MRKSSIPNFFTFANLSFGVFSILATLNADYFLAAIFVIIAALIDRYDGRVARFLNVSSELGKELDSLADLVSFGVAPSILIYSQFGFNSFGPRGLLGYCALIIFPICGAFRLARYNLAEFDGVFRGVPITIAGSLMAIFSLITTRYTVPMVLPVILMLIFSYLMISNFKLKKL, via the coding sequence ATGAGAAAAAGTAGTATACCCAATTTCTTTACATTTGCAAATTTATCTTTTGGAGTATTCTCAATACTTGCAACGCTAAATGCGGATTATTTTTTAGCAGCAATATTTGTAATTATAGCTGCACTTATTGATAGATATGATGGAAGAGTCGCACGTTTTCTTAATGTATCTAGTGAGCTAGGTAAAGAACTAGATTCTTTAGCAGACTTAGTATCTTTCGGCGTAGCTCCTTCTATATTAATTTACTCGCAATTCGGTTTCAACAGCTTTGGTCCAAGAGGCCTATTAGGATATTGCGCCTTGATTATATTCCCTATATGCGGAGCTTTCAGACTAGCTAGATATAATTTAGCTGAATTTGATGGTGTGTTTAGAGGAGTTCCAATAACAATAGCAGGCAGCTTAATGGCTATATTCTCTCTAATTACAACGAGATATACTGTACCAATGGTTTTACCTGTAATATTAATGTTAATCTTCTCTTATCTAATGATTTCGAATTTTAAACTAAAAAAACTTTAA